TGTGCAGTTGGCGATGGATATTCTGGTCGGCCTGAAGGGCGGGTTGAGTAATGATGCCAGCCCGGAACTGGCCGAGCGCCTGTTTGAGTTGTATGACTACTGCGAGCGCCGGTTGCTGGACGCCAGTGCTCGCCGTGATATCTCGGGCTTTGAGGAAGTGGATATGTTGATTCGCCAAATCAAGGAAGCTTGGGATGCAATCGAACCGCAAGTCGCCACGGGGCAAGCGGTGAAAATGGCCGCCACCGCCTGAACGGGCAGCTACGTATCCACGTTATGGCTGCGCCCCTGCCTAGTGTTCTAGTCGACCGTTTGTCCTTGCTTCAGCGGCTGGGTTCCGAAGTGGACGCCGAAGCTGTGCTTTGGTTGGCGGATCGAACGGGTGCTCATGACGAAACCGCGTTGAACTCTATTGCCGAAGCCCGGCGCATGATTGAGCTCACAGTGGATATGGCGATGGCCGCCGACTACGCCGAACACCCCATGGTTCTGGCCATGCGGGACGAGTGGGAGCAGCGGTTTGCCCGCATCAAGATCGAGATGAAGGATAAATACAAAAGCCTGGCTGACTCACTTCAGCAACAGGCCCAGCAGACTCGGGCCGTCAGGGCTTATATGAGCACACAAGGGGCCAGCTTCTAGTCTCCTGCACGTTTAAATTGGATCATTGGGCGGTTTCGTCTTCTGCGATCCAATCATGGATCCTCTGTTATCGCACACTAAAATTCCTTAAGGTGCTTCTTCTCTGAGCGCCAATAATTCTTCTTTTAGCCCCGATTGTTCCGATGGATTGCAATATGTGATCAGCGCGAGGCATTGCTGGAAACCCTCTTCTATATCGAGGGTGTTAAATATCATCGCGAGTTGACGAATGGTGTGCGTATCCCCAGGGAAACGTGCCAAATAATGAGAGTAGGCTTCAACGGCATGACCATAGTCGCCGCGTAACGCGGCCAGTTGACCGCTCAAACGCCAATGACTGGGGTTGATGAGTGCTGCTGTATCCAAGGCTTGGTTGGCCTGTACCGGGTCGCCTAGTTCCAGACTGACGGCAGATACCCGAGTCAGACAGTGATCCAGTAGGAGTGAGTCTCGTTCGGAATCGGCATGGTTGAGGACTTGTTCATAAGCTGTCATGGCTTCAGGCAGTTCATGATTCAGCTCTGACAGTAGGCCTGTCAAATAGGCGGCATATGGCTGTGCTTGTTGGACGTCCGGGTGGTTGGTCAGCGCGTGCACCAATGAATTCAGCGCCTTTTTGTTGTGCTGAGAGAAGTGCATTTCTGCCAAACGTAGGCTGGCTTTGGGGGATCTTCTTTCCTCATTGCGCTTTTGATCGGCAGTCAGAAGTGCTTTGAGTTGCTGGTCGAAAACTTCAGCCGTTTTTGCGGTGATTTCCGGCGGTAGATTCCAGTTGGCTGCCAACCACAGCACACGTTCGGGTTCACCGGCTTCCACGTAACGTTCAAGAATTGTCTCAGGGTTCTGCTGTCGATTCTGTTCGAGTAAGCGGGTTTCAAGTCGAAAAATTATGTTCTTGAAGATGGGTAGCAGTTTTTGCGCTGCTTGTTGAATATGTGCATAAAACAGGTTGGCCAGTGCTTCTGCCTGCTGGGCGTCCAGAGCAAAAAAATCGTTTGGCAGGTCGGTAGCAACAAGTTCGCGATGGGCCATGGTTTTGACCAGATGCTCCGCCTGAGGCAACTGTGATCGCATCAAGCGATCAATGGCGCGCATTCGCCGCTTATGAAGGACCTGTCGGTTCGGGTTGATCATGTTGAAGAAGGCCCGATTCGACTCCAGAGCCAGTTGTGCCAGATGCTCGATCTTGCGCACGTCTTCGACCATGGTGTTGATGGCAGTCTGGACACGGTTCAGATGTTCGACAACTGCCTGCGAGGAAGTTGTGATGGCTTTATCCAGCGGTTTTCGATCAAAGGGTTCTTCTGACCAGTCGATCTGCTCAAGGGGTTTAAAAACGACACCCTTGATGGCGGCGGCGTCCGGCGAGGGGTTGATCAATGTTACACCCAGTGGCGCCAAGTGCTCGGCCATGCCTTCCAGCGTTTCAATGCCGGCGAAGTAGTCGGGCGTCGTCCAGGCCGTTTGCCCTGTATTGGTGGTGACCTTGACCGCTGTGTAATCGAGCAATGGCCCTGCCGCCGCCTCGCTGCTACCTTGAGCGTGGGTCTGGCCATTGGGTGCATGACACAGATCAAGTCCGGCAAAGGCGATTTGCGTGAACCCCAGGTAGGTCGCGAGCATCACGCAGGTATGGGTGACGGTCGGGCCGACGGAGACGAGATTACCGGTGGGATTGATTGGTTTCGCTTGCTCATCGGCCTGGAGATCGGGAGCGAGTGGTGGCTCGTCCCATGGTAGCAGTAGGTCAGTGTGCAGCATCCGATGTGGCCAACGATTCACGATGCCGGGATAGGCATGATTTCCTGCAATCAGAATAGTTTCCGGCCCAAAGTCGAACATCTGGCGGCTCACGGTCAGGCTGACGGGGTAGGGGTCAACTGTGGCGATCATGTCGGGGTTGATTCCTGCTGAAAGCAGGCGCGCGCTGATGCGTGAAACCGCGATGAGAAAGAGTTGGGATCGGTGGGTTTTGATCCATTCGATCTGATCGTCCAGTGAAGGGCCGCCAGCGAGAATCAGCGCCTTTTTTCCCTTGAATATGCCTTTCAACGGAACGAGATTGGCAAAAAAGCTGGGGGTATTGGCAAGTTGGGCGGTCAAAAATGGTGCCGTGCCCAGGTTGGCGGTAGTCACGTAACGCCGACGGGTCAGCTCGGCATCGAATTGATCGACCAGTTCCAGATAATCTGCAGTGGGGTGGTCGAGTGCGGCCAGCGAACGGTCGAAGGCAACGCCATTGATACGGAAGTAGTCGTTCAGCAGGAGTAGTTCGGCGGTTTGAGTCCATTCATCCGGGGTGATGAGATGGACGTAATCGTCAAGCAGACTGGCGATGGCAGGTGTTTGCCGAAGCGCTTCGGCCAAGGCAGTGGGTTCAATGAAAATCCAGCGCGAGCCTCGGGGTAATGGCGTCTTTTCTTTGACGAATCGTATGAGCTGTCCCGAATCGCTGCCGATGATGACGTATAACCGATCTTGCGCGTGCAGCCGATTTTTGAAGTGCGCACTCAATACCTGTTGTGCGAGGCTGGTTCCGGCACTCGCTGGTTGGTTGGGTTGCGCGCTGAAATGAAGGCCGTTGAGTGTCGGAAAAATCCAGTCGCCCGAGATCGTCTGGACAAGTTCTGGACGCTGGGTATCGGAATCCCATCCTGTCGGCGAAAATTCGGAGGCGTCGGGCATCAGGGTCGTTTCAGTCATGGTTAACGCTTTTAGGTGGCGGGCAAAAATCGTTGAAAGGCTATCATAGCGGAGTCAGCGACATAGCCTGTATTGTGCACTGTGTGCGGACAGCCCGGATGAATCAAGTTCTGTGGCCATTCTCGTCGAGTTGGTTCGATATTTGTTTAGAAAGTGCGCCCGGTTTTCGGTGGCGCTATATTGGTGTTCGGTTGGTTGTGTTCGAAGCCGAATTCTTTAATGATGGGCCTGGATTACGAACAGGATCAGGCGCCCTGTAATCGCCCTTTTAACTGATGGATTGTTTCATGTCTGAACCGGATCTTTTGGAATCACCACGTGCTCTTGTTACGGGGGCAGATGGATTTATCGGCTCTCATCTCGTCGAGATGCTGGTTTCCCGCGGTTACACCGTGCGGGCGCTGGCTCAATACAACAGCTTCAACCATTGGGGTTGGCTGGAAGATGTGGCGTACAAGGACGCCATCGAGGTCGTTGCCGGTGATATTCGCGACGCCCATTTCTGCCGACACATGATGAAGGATGTCGATGTCGTATTTCATCTGGCGGCACTGATCGCCATTCCCTATTCGTATATCGCCCCGGATAGTTATGTGGATACTAACGTGCGCGGCACGTTGAATGTCTGCCAAGCGGCCCTGGATGCGGGTGTGAAGCGGGTTATCCACACCTCGACCAGCGAGGTATATGGCACGGCGCGGTATGTGCCGATCGACGAAAAGCATCCGCTTCAACCGCAGTCGCCTTATAGCGCATCCAAAATCGGTGCCGATGCGATCGCCCAGAGTTTCCAGAACAGTTTCAGCTTGCCGCTCACAGTCGCCCGGCCATTCAATACCTACGGGCCGCGCCAGTCTGCCCGTGCAGTGATTCCGACCATCATCAGCCAGATCGCTTCCGGCAAACAGCGGATCGAGTTGGGCGATTTATCGCCGACGCGTGATTTCAATTATGTCGAAGACACCTGCCGTGGGTTTATCGCTCTTGCCGAGAGTGACGCGACGGTCGGCGAGGTGGTCAATATCGGCTCGAATTTCGAGATTTCGATCGGCGACACCTTGCACCTGATCCGAGAATTGATGGGCAGCGATATCGAAGTGGTTCACGACGATCAGCGCGTTCGGCCCGCCAATTCTGAAGTGTTCCGTCTGTGGTGCGACAACAGCAAGATTCACTCATTGACCGGGTTCAAACCCGAGGTCGATATCCGGCAAGGGCTTGCGCGCACGATCGATTGGTTCACGAATCCGGACAACCTGCGCCGCTACAAGACCGATATCTACAATGTGTGATGAATTCATCCAGTTTGTCCGGGCACTGTACGAGGAGCCATCGGCCCCGATCCCGCTGCATGTGCCCGTCATGGGTACTCCTGAGAAAGAAGCCGTCGCTGCGGCGATCGATTCGACCTTCGTCTCCAGTGTCGGTGCGTTTGTTACCGAATTCGAACGCGATGTTGCCGAGTTTTCGGGCGCTAAATACGCCGTGGCTACGGTCAATGGAACGGCGGCATTGCACATCGCACTTCTGGTTGCGGGCGTGCAGCCGGGCGATCTGGTCATCACCCAGTCGCTGAGCTTTATCGCCACCTGCAACGCCATCCACTACTGCGGTGCCGACCCTCTGTTTATCGATGTGGACGAACACACGCTCGGTTTGTCACCCAGTGCACTTCGAAGCTGGCTCGAACGTCATGCGGAATGTCGGATGGAGGGCACTTTCGAACGGGCGACGGGGCGACGAATTCGCGCTTGCGTGCCGATGCATACCCTCGGGCATCCGACGGATATCAAAGCCATAACGACCATCTGTGACGAATGGTCGTTGACGCTGGTCGAGGACGCAGCGGAGTCGCTCGGCAGCTATGTTGGCAATGCGCACACCGGCACTTTCGGGCGAATGGGTGTGTTCAGCTTTAATGGCAACAAGGTCATCACCACGGGCGGCGGCGGCATGATCGTGACCGATGACGAGCAGTTGGCCGTGCGGGCGAAACATCTGTCGACAACGGCGAAAAAACCTCACCCCTGGGCGTTCGAGCATGATGAGGTGGGATACAACTACCGCCTGCCGAACCTGAATGCGGCGTTCGGCGTCGCACAAATGTCTCGGCTGCCCGGCTTACTCGCTAGCAAGCGTGAAGTGGCGTCCCGATATGCGCAATGGTGCGAGGCCAACGGTTGGACATTCGTGAGTGAACCTCAGGGCGCGCGAAGCAACTACTGGCTCAATGCAGTGCGCATGTCCGATCGGGAAACGCGCGATGCCTTTCTTGCCGCCACAAATGCCGCTGGTGTGATGACCCGGCCCCTGTGGACGCCGATGCACCGTTTGCCGATATATGCTTCGGGGCTGCGCGACCCATTGCCGGTCACGGAAGCCTTGGCGGGTACGCTGGTGAACATCCCCAGTTCTGCCCTGGCCAACGGTCGCTCGTGATGCGCAGAATCGCGGTCATCACCGGTACGCGAGCCGACTACGGTCTGCTGTACTGGTTGATTCACGACCTGCATCATGCAGAAGACATTGAGTTGCAATTGATTGTGACCGGCATGCACCTGATGACGGAATTCGGCCACACCGTCGATGTGATTGAACGGGATGGGTTTCCGGTCGCCGCTCGTGTTGATTTGCAGTTGTCGTCCGACAGTCCGCAGGCGGTCGCCCGTGCGATGGGCGTTGGGATGATCGGGTTCGCGGACGCGCTGTCGCGTTTGGCGCCCGATATGGTCGTGATTCTGGGCGACCGGTTTGAAATGCTGGCGGCGGCCAGTGCGGCGTTCACCTTACGCATCCCGATTGCCCATATTCATGGCGGAGAGGTGACGGAAGGTGCTCTGGATGAAGGTTTCCGTCACGCCATTACAAAGCTGTCTGCGGTGCATTTCACGGCGGCAGAAACCTATCGGGAGCGCGTGATCCAGATGGGCGAACAGCCGGATCGCGTGTTCAACGTCGGCGCGCCCGGCCTGGATCATCTCCGCCGCACGCCGTTATTGAATCGCGAGGATCTGGAAGCGGCCCTCGACTTTCGCCTGGGCGCGCTGAATTTCCTGGTCACCTTTCATCCGGCCACGCTCGATATCGAGGACGCTGTCAGCCAATGTCGGCAGATGTTGGCGGCACTGGATGCCCTCCCCACGGCCCACATCGTGTTCACGCTGCCCAATGCCGATCCCGGCGGGCGGGCCATCATCCCCGAGCTTGAGGCTTATGTGGCGAGGCATCCCGACCGTTGCCGCCTTTATGCATCGCTGGGGCAGTTGCGCTATCTTTCGCTGATGCGCCAGGTGCAGGTCGTGATCGGCAACTCGTCCAGTGGCATTATCGAGGCCCCGACGTTCGGGGCGGCCACGGTGAATATCGGCGATCGCCAGAAGGGCCGGCTGCGTGCCCGAAGCGTCATCGATTGCGCACCTGAATGTCTTTCGATTGAACACGCGATTTCGCGGGCCCTGGAACCGGCATTCCAGTCACTGTTGCCGACGATGGAAAACCCCTACGGCGCGGGCGATGCATCGGGCCGGATGTTGGCTGTATTGCGGTCGGTTAACCTCGTGGAACTGGGGCGAAAACCGTTCTTCGATCTGCCCGATTCGGCCAGTCGGGTGTCGTAAATTTACGTTCATGAGCAGGGAAGAACAGAACATGCGCCACGATCACCGGCCAACAGAGGAGTTTTCATGAGTCAACCGTTGATCATTGCCGAAGCGGGTGTGAACCATAATGGCCAAACTGATCTGGCGTTCGCCTTGGTTGAAGCGGCCGCCAAGGCCGGTGCTGATGTGGTCAAGTTCCAGACCTTCAAGGCCGAATTGCTCGTCACCGCAGATGCCCCCAAAGCCGAATACCAGCAACGTGCGACGGGCGCAGGTGAGTCGCAGTACGCGATGCTCAAGCGGCTTGAACTCTCTCCCGATCTTCATCACGAACTCAAGCGTGAGGCCGAGCGGTTGGGTTTGGAGTTTCTTTCGACCGCCTTCGATTCGCAAAGCCTGCGATTCTTGGTTGACGAGGTGGGCTTGAAGCGTCTGAAACTGCCTTCCGGCGAGCTGACCAATGCGCCCTTCGTGCTCGAACATGCACGCACGGGTGCCGAATTGATCGTTTCCACGGGCATGGCGAATCTGGCGGAGATCGAACAGGCGCTTGGGGTGATCGCGTTCGGCCGAATTGCGGGCGCGGATGACCGTCCGTCCG
This region of Halothiobacillus neapolitanus c2 genomic DNA includes:
- a CDS encoding LegC family aminotransferase, with amino-acid sequence MCDEFIQFVRALYEEPSAPIPLHVPVMGTPEKEAVAAAIDSTFVSSVGAFVTEFERDVAEFSGAKYAVATVNGTAALHIALLVAGVQPGDLVITQSLSFIATCNAIHYCGADPLFIDVDEHTLGLSPSALRSWLERHAECRMEGTFERATGRRIRACVPMHTLGHPTDIKAITTICDEWSLTLVEDAAESLGSYVGNAHTGTFGRMGVFSFNGNKVITTGGGGMIVTDDEQLAVRAKHLSTTAKKPHPWAFEHDEVGYNYRLPNLNAAFGVAQMSRLPGLLASKREVASRYAQWCEANGWTFVSEPQGARSNYWLNAVRMSDRETRDAFLAATNAAGVMTRPLWTPMHRLPIYASGLRDPLPVTEALAGTLVNIPSSALANGRS
- a CDS encoding NAD-dependent 4,6-dehydratase LegB, translated to MSEPDLLESPRALVTGADGFIGSHLVEMLVSRGYTVRALAQYNSFNHWGWLEDVAYKDAIEVVAGDIRDAHFCRHMMKDVDVVFHLAALIAIPYSYIAPDSYVDTNVRGTLNVCQAALDAGVKRVIHTSTSEVYGTARYVPIDEKHPLQPQSPYSASKIGADAIAQSFQNSFSLPLTVARPFNTYGPRQSARAVIPTIISQIASGKQRIELGDLSPTRDFNYVEDTCRGFIALAESDATVGEVVNIGSNFEISIGDTLHLIRELMGSDIEVVHDDQRVRPANSEVFRLWCDNSKIHSLTGFKPEVDIRQGLARTIDWFTNPDNLRRYKTDIYNV
- the neuC gene encoding UDP-N-acetylglucosamine 2-epimerase, which produces MRRIAVITGTRADYGLLYWLIHDLHHAEDIELQLIVTGMHLMTEFGHTVDVIERDGFPVAARVDLQLSSDSPQAVARAMGVGMIGFADALSRLAPDMVVILGDRFEMLAAASAAFTLRIPIAHIHGGEVTEGALDEGFRHAITKLSAVHFTAAETYRERVIQMGEQPDRVFNVGAPGLDHLRRTPLLNREDLEAALDFRLGALNFLVTFHPATLDIEDAVSQCRQMLAALDALPTAHIVFTLPNADPGGRAIIPELEAYVARHPDRCRLYASLGQLRYLSLMRQVQVVIGNSSSGIIEAPTFGAATVNIGDRQKGRLRARSVIDCAPECLSIEHAISRALEPAFQSLLPTMENPYGAGDASGRMLAVLRSVNLVELGRKPFFDLPDSASRVS
- the fliS gene encoding flagellar export chaperone FliS — its product is MYAKAYAQNYRQIDLVAEVEQASPHRLVAMLFEGFLTHVAKAKVATQTMDYEAKARNVQLAMDILVGLKGGLSNDASPELAERLFELYDYCERRLLDASARRDISGFEEVDMLIRQIKEAWDAIEPQVATGQAVKMAATA
- a CDS encoding 6-hydroxymethylpterin diphosphokinase MptE-like protein, whose protein sequence is MTETTLMPDASEFSPTGWDSDTQRPELVQTISGDWIFPTLNGLHFSAQPNQPASAGTSLAQQVLSAHFKNRLHAQDRLYVIIGSDSGQLIRFVKEKTPLPRGSRWIFIEPTALAEALRQTPAIASLLDDYVHLITPDEWTQTAELLLLNDYFRINGVAFDRSLAALDHPTADYLELVDQFDAELTRRRYVTTANLGTAPFLTAQLANTPSFFANLVPLKGIFKGKKALILAGGPSLDDQIEWIKTHRSQLFLIAVSRISARLLSAGINPDMIATVDPYPVSLTVSRQMFDFGPETILIAGNHAYPGIVNRWPHRMLHTDLLLPWDEPPLAPDLQADEQAKPINPTGNLVSVGPTVTHTCVMLATYLGFTQIAFAGLDLCHAPNGQTHAQGSSEAAAGPLLDYTAVKVTTNTGQTAWTTPDYFAGIETLEGMAEHLAPLGVTLINPSPDAAAIKGVVFKPLEQIDWSEEPFDRKPLDKAITTSSQAVVEHLNRVQTAINTMVEDVRKIEHLAQLALESNRAFFNMINPNRQVLHKRRMRAIDRLMRSQLPQAEHLVKTMAHRELVATDLPNDFFALDAQQAEALANLFYAHIQQAAQKLLPIFKNIIFRLETRLLEQNRQQNPETILERYVEAGEPERVLWLAANWNLPPEITAKTAEVFDQQLKALLTADQKRNEERRSPKASLRLAEMHFSQHNKKALNSLVHALTNHPDVQQAQPYAAYLTGLLSELNHELPEAMTAYEQVLNHADSERDSLLLDHCLTRVSAVSLELGDPVQANQALDTAALINPSHWRLSGQLAALRGDYGHAVEAYSHYLARFPGDTHTIRQLAMIFNTLDIEEGFQQCLALITYCNPSEQSGLKEELLALREEAP